The DNA window TCGCTCTGTGAACGAACAGGCAATACCCTCAACGTTGTTCCTCTGGCTAGAAGCCCCAGCGATCACTCAGGCGAGAGTTTTGATCACAGCTGGTTCGAAGCGAGATTTGGCAACTGCGACCAAACTCCTGAAATCAATTCGCTCGGTGAGTGAGTCTTGTCGATTCACTTGCCAAACGATTGAAGCTGCCGTCCTACAATCCGTCGCACTGGACAGGCAAGGCTCTACCGATGATGCGTTCAACTCACTTGACGAGGCGCTGGCACTCGCCGAGTCAGGGGGATGGGTCCGGCCATTTTTGGAGTTGGGCCAACCGATGGCCAGCCAGCTCCAACGAGCACCATTAGAAAATGTCTCGATTGATTTTGTCGATCGCCTGCTGGAGACCTTTGCGGAGATCCCGAGTGCAAAGGAGCACGAGTCATCGGGGCAGACGAAGACGAGCGTTTCCGTCGCTGAATCGGGTCCTTCCGACGCGGCGGGGACGTCACGCACGGTGCCCTATCTTGAGCCGTTGACCAATCGGGAACTCGAAACCCTGCAGCTGCTGGCCGAGCGGCTTTACGACAAGGAAATCGCGAAGGCCCTCTCCATCTCGGTCTGGACCGTTCGGACGCACGTGAAGCACATCTTCGAGAAACTGCATGTCACGGGCCGACGTCAGGCCGTGCTCAAGGCCGAGGAGCTTGGTCTGCTGAAGAAGAGCTAGAATGACCACTGAAACTGTGTGTGGAATCCCGCCCCTTCGTTGTCGCGCAGAACGCCTTGGTAGGCGGTTTCGCGCCACGTGAACTCGAAACCGAAACGGACGGACTGTGTCACATCCCAGAGCAAGTTGCTGAAATAGGTTTCGTTTCGCACGGGCCCCGTGAGACTGACATCGCGATCGATCGGATCATCGATTCCGTAGCCAACGTGGCTGTGCAAGCACGGCGTCCAGAAGCAAAAGACTTCCAGCCAGCCGCCAGCGGATCGGATACCTTCCAACGTGTCAACGTTGACCGTTTGCAGGACTCCGCCGCTGTAGGTGCCGAGAGTCTGGCCCACGTATCCTTCGCCCGCGACGCCAAAGAACGCATTGATCTTCCAGCGGAGGTCGGTACCGACTCCCCAAACATCTGCAACGACGCGATTGCCAGGAGCGGGCGGCGTGCTGCGCAATTGCCCAACAACTCCGGAGAGGCCGAGTTCAAAAGGCCGCAACTGGTCGGGTCCTAAAGCGCCGAGCCCAACGGCAACACGTAGCTCCACGTTCGGCCATCCGTTGTCTTCACTGAGGAGCCGAAACAACGGGTCAATGGTGGAAGCGATCGGTTCGCTCAGTGCCGTTTGGATGGTCCACTGGACGTCCTCGGATGGATTAAGAAAGCGCTCAAGTCGCACCTGGCCGCGAAAGGAATTGCCCGAGTTGCCCGACCCGGACAAGCCCGCAAATGGTAGCACCGTCGGTAATCCTGGGTTGAATACATCGAACTGCAGACCCGCCGCAAACCGCCATTTCCGATTCTTCAATTCGCCATAGGCCAGCAACGGCAAGAAACCGTATTGGTCGGCCAATAGGTTGTCGTTGTAAAACATTGCCAGTAGTGTACCGCCTGTTTGCCAATCGCCGATTTGCGGTCCCGTGACCACGGCTCCCAACGTACTTTGGCGCGCGTGCGTATCGAAGGTTGCCTCATCCAATCCTCGTGGCGACTTGGGAAGGAGCAAGTAAGGCGTCCCGGGAGAAATGGGACGTGCGGTATTGAAGAGCACGTCAGCTTTCAAGGCCCCGAAAACACTCACGTTGAAATACGGATTGAGTGTTGAGACGCGTGGGCAGTCGATACAAGGAGCCTCAGGCTGCGGGCACTGACATGGACAACATCCGCAATGGCATGATCTTGCTGCACAACCTAACGGCTGGTCGGCATCGCATGGCGAGGCTCCAGCGTCCTGGTAGTCAGTTGACGGTATACGCACTTCCAGGAGAGCATCATCTATCGCTGGTAACCTCTTGGTGATCGAGTCTTCCCAGGCTTGCCTTTCGGTGCCTCGAAATTCCAGTTCGCGGACTTGTTGCTTCAGCTTGTCGATTTCTCGGTGCAACTCCTGCACGGCGGGAGTCGACGGGTCGACTGGTGCCTGCGCTTTCGCAGTCGAAACCCAATCGCAGAGAATCAACAAAATCGAAACGGCGGCTGTCACCCGCCAAAACTGGCGATTTCCACTGCTGTGCATGGCATACCGGTTTGGGCACTGGTGAATGAGGCGTCGTACGGGAGCAGTAACTCCTACATCCGGTTAGATCGGCACATCCGGCAGGTGCAATTGGAAGAATCGCCCTATCGGGAGCGCAAAGAGGACCATTTGGCCGCACAGCTAGAACGACCGCTACAGCTTGCCGCCATGCCAATAGGACGACGGTCCCCCACCCGTGACCGGCGACATTCAGGCTGCCGCCGCCCCGCCCAGCGACTCTGCTGTTGTCCCGGGCTGCCCGCTCCCTAACTTATCGCTGATTGTGTGGCTGTCGTCACCGTGGAAGGCGTGACCGGCAGCGTGCCGAATATCCACATGCGAGCCGCAGCCTCGGCAATCTTTCACGCGAGCCACGCGAATTCGGATCGAGCCCATTCACGCGGGAGCCGTCCGACGGTTCATCCAAACGCTTCCTCCGCGGCCGTCTGGCATCCCTAATTAATCCCTAATCGTTAGTGATCCCTCTCGTTCAAATCCTCGGGACAATGCGTGGGTTATTTGGCGGAACCACATCTCGGCAAACGGAGAATCTTGCCATGTCAGAAAGCAACTGGTCACAGCTTACCCCAGGGGAGCCGGCTAGCTATCGCATTGAGGTCGAAGGTTCGTTGGATGAGACGTGGTCAGGGCGATTGGGTGGGATGCAAATCGACACTGCGTCGCGAGCCGACAAGAGACCGGTCACCATCCTGACAGGGACGGTTCGCGACCAAGCCGTGCTGATGGGTGTGCTCAACGGTCTCTACCAAATGCACATGCAAATTCTGTCAGTCAATTGCACGAGTTGCGATGAATCCGGGTGGCGAATGAGTGGTAAGCGTAACGAACAGTAGGACCGCAGCGATGGAATTTCTTGATGTCTTTGCGATCGTCATTCTCTCGGTTCTGGGGCTCACGCTGGTTGGCGTTTGGGTCTTGCTGGGGATGATGCCCGGTCGAATTGCCCGCGGGCGCAACCACCCGCAAGCTGACGCCGTCAGCGTCTGTGGATGGTGGGGCGTCATCACCATGGGGCTGCTGCTACCGGTAGCGTTCACCTGGGCCTACTACAAACCGGTGGACGCTCAAAACGCCAAGTCTCGTGACGCCGCCACCTCGACGAAAGGAGACGTATCGTGATTCTTTTCCTGACCCTGATTTACCTGGCGTTCTTGGCCGTTCTGGTCAAGTTCAAAATTGTCCGTTTCAACTTGTTCTGGAAACTCTCGCCGCTCCTTTGGATGTTGATGCTGACGGTGGTCTTGTTCATTCCGATGCAGTGGGGAGCACCCTCGGGCGCGGTCAACGTCTATCGGATGGTGGTCGAAATCGTTCCCAACGTCAGCGGCGAAGTGATCGAAGTCAACGCGCAGGGCAGTAAGCCGATCAGCAAAGGTGACGTGTTGTTTCGGCTTGACCCACAGCCCTATCAAATCGAAGTGGATCGACTGTTGGCGGCCGTAAAGGAAGCTGAGCAGACAGCCAAAATGCTGCCCGCCGGCCTGGCGGAAGCTGATGCGAACGTCGCTCAGGCCGAAGCAGCGATCGTCGCCGCGAAACAGCAAGCCGCCTCCCTTGAATCAGCGCTTGTCGCGGCGAAGGCCAACGTTGACAGGTCGGAAGCTCAGCTCGAATTGGCTCGATCGGATAGCGAGCGTGCGTTCAAGTTGCTTGCGGGCAACGCGACCTCCAAAGAAGACGCGGCGACGAAGGAGCGGAATATTGAGCTGGCCCTGGCCTCGGTCGCGGCATCCAAAGCGGCGCGAAAACAGGCAGAACTGGCACTGGAGTCCACGATTGACGGCGTCAACACAGGTGTCATCGAGGCGCAAACGCGATTGAAGGCGACTCAAGCGGCAAAGCAGAAAGCGGAGCTTGCTGTTGCGTCCACGATCAA is part of the Novipirellula artificiosorum genome and encodes:
- a CDS encoding DUF3302 domain-containing protein encodes the protein MEFLDVFAIVILSVLGLTLVGVWVLLGMMPGRIARGRNHPQADAVSVCGWWGVITMGLLLPVAFTWAYYKPVDAQNAKSRDAATSTKGDVS
- a CDS encoding HlyD family secretion protein, which codes for MILFLTLIYLAFLAVLVKFKIVRFNLFWKLSPLLWMLMLTVVLFIPMQWGAPSGAVNVYRMVVEIVPNVSGEVIEVNAQGSKPISKGDVLFRLDPQPYQIEVDRLLAAVKEAEQTAKMLPAGLAEADANVAQAEAAIVAAKQQAASLESALVAAKANVDRSEAQLELARSDSERAFKLLAGNATSKEDAATKERNIELALASVAASKAARKQAELALESTIDGVNTGVIEAQTRLKATQAAKQKAELAVASTINGENTQVAQLRAQLATARYNLAQTTVVAPSDGFVIGMTLRPGQRVAAFPVRTWMAFVDSSSAQIAVGVDQNRLRHVKPGQKADVVLELFPGRTFSATVDRIAYITPQGQLQPAGTVAAAPSSSQKTLPFGVVLTLDEAGPDIDIHELPGGATGTAAIYTDSVKATHLIRRVMIRMETFMNYIVPS